The Pogona vitticeps strain Pit_001003342236 chromosome 7, PviZW2.1, whole genome shotgun sequence genome segment GTTGTTCTCCCACTGGCAGGCAAAGAGCTTTTATTTGAACGGGTTTTTAGAAACTGATGGCTATCTAGTAGGAGAAGAAATGCTAATGGTGTGTGCATATTTTATACTTCTCTTGTCTCCCTGAAGTGCTCTGACTTGCTTTACACCTGGGTAGTTCGCTTTGCTCCCTGGGCCCCTGAAAGAAGCTCCTTTTCTTCACCAGGTACAGTCACACTAGAAAAAATGTTTGACACAAGGGGGGTGAAGTTTTCAGAGCAAGGTCTACAATTTCTGAAGTTTTTTTGGCATCCTCATAAGCAACCAAAAGCTTGTCGCCAAAACAAGTCCAGTATCAACACAGTTATGTggtgttgtttttcaaaaagcaattataTGATGGCACATTTCATTAGAGTCACCATTAGGCCAAATTCCAGAACAAAACCACAGCACACGCACAGAAGGCAGTCAGTCATGTAGGGGCTTGAACCACCGGATACACAAAAGCCCCAGTTGGTGCCTAATCCTTCCCGCCAGGTGGAAATCATTCACCTCGCACTCTGCTCAAGCTgtcaggatggataaaaatccaCCTCAGGGacaccctctccccctcccctcgaAGCAGCTGAATGTTGAGCTCTAAGCATGGAAAAAGAAGCAAATACCTTCGGGAAAGAAGACTCACCCGCTTGTCCCAAACTGGGAAAGTTCAGCTCACAAAAGGGAAAGGCCCCGGATGCAAGAGGTGAGAGAGCGGGGGAGGCGACAACAACGCATGCAGCCCAAACACATGGATTCTCTCGATCCAGCTCCTCCACTCGACGGCACCATTGGAAACACGCAAGAGGGCTCTGGGCCCCGCCGTCCGTCTCTCAAAGATGTTCAAGTCCGAGGAACAGAGGCAAATGGGACAGAACAGCATTCTCTCCAGATGGGTGGCCTAACCCTTCCCATCTTCCTCGTCTACCGATTACGAAGGTTGGATGGACCATCCAGGACTGGCTAGAGAGGATTCAGGAAGCCGGGGGGCAGAGTCTCACCTTCCTCTGTCTTGCTCCGTGGGGaggtttaaaacaagaaaagaCTAAGAGGTCTTTAAAGAGAGTGAGAGGAATCCGGTCCTCTCCTGATCAGGAAACTGTAGGATTCTTGTTGAATATTTTGTGCAGCGCACTTTGCAGAACCCTGTTACATTAAGCTCcgtgacagtggttcccaactctgggtcacccagaggttcttggacaaCTCCTctcagaaatcccggccagcacagctggcagcaAAGACTTTtggggagttctagtccaagaacatctgggcgcccaagagagagaaccactgttccGTAAGACAGCTCGGGATCATCATTATTAGATCCAAGGCATGCAAATGTTAATGGGGAATGGACTTAAATCTTCTCCCCAACTGGCCATGCTGGTCGGGCGCTTCAGAGAGCTGCAGCTCaccaaaggaacttttctaagcacTAAGCAGACAGTAGACCACGAAGCGGACCTTGAGCTgctggaaccagaggttgggagttccattcccccaatggggcctcctggacaggggctggactggatgatccgtgggttcccatccagctctgccgttctaagattaggAAGATGATGATAAAGCCCCTTGCAGGTAGAAGGACATGTAGCTCAAAGAGATACAAGGCCATACCCGGCCTCGTCGCAAGAGCTCTTCCCAGAGCCGGGCTAATGGACACAGCTTTAACTCTGCTTGCAGAACTATAGCTATTTTCTACTCCACTCGCTAGGGCAGGCTCATCTTTGCCTCCCCTTTATAAGGCTTTTCCACCCCTTGAGGCCAAAGCTACCAGAAGCTTTCCTGGACCGATGGGTTCTGACCAACCTGGGCCCAAGTTTCTCCCACGCCAAGCATCCCAAGGCTGGCCTTGCCCAACACTGAGATCTCCTGTGCCCCAGTCTATCCAAGGGATACAGGGAGGCCTGGCTGAAGGAGGCCTCACGGAGCATGTCAAGAGAGGCATGTTCATGAGCGCAAGAAGGGGTCACCGACAGCTCTCCAGATGTGGCTGGCCTGCCAATCAGTCCAGCCACCAGTGCCTACAGTGACAACTCCTCGGACTGGCAGATAAGAACTGAAAACAACtcggggttgttgttttttggtatgTGCATGAGACAGAAAGTGGTGAGGTATAGAGAGACAGTTGTGATCAGAGGGGGCACACAGACATTGTCAAAAATATCAATGTCCCTCTTCAAATATCTGATTATCACCCCTTTTCCCACCCGTACAGATGCGGTGTATGACTGCTCATCCCTTTACCAGCGGAATTACCGGACTTCCGGCGTCTACAGGCTCCTCCCTGATGAATTTCTTGGGACACAAGAACTACAGGTAAGGAagaatgcatctctctctctctcaactttaaaaaattgcagtCCAGCCAGCCCCATGGGCCTAAAAGTCCATGGTCCACAATGAGACACTGTGGGCAAGAAATAATTTTTCACTTTACTTTTCTCActcattgttgtgggtttttcgggctctttggccatgttctgaaggttgttcttcctgacattttgccagtctctgtgtctggcCTCTTAAGTCATTCCAATCACTTTGACCACTGACATGGAGAAAGGCAAGAAGGACCTGCCTCCCCCAGACAAGAGTCTGAATTAGTTTCCTAACCTCGTCGTCTGACGGCGGCTCCTTCCTCCTGCCACTCCAGGTCTACTGTGATATGGAGACCGACGGAGGAGGCTGGACGGTCATCCAGAGGCGTAAAGTCGGCCTGATTTCCTTCAGCCGGGACTGGAAACAGTATAAGCAAGGCTTTGGCAGCATCCAGGGCGATTTCTGGCTCGGAAACGAGCACATCCACCGACTCACGATGCGCCCGACAACCTTGCGCGTGGAGCTGGAAGTAAGTGACTGGTTCTCAGCACCCTCCTGCCTCTTGGTCACAAGGGAACGCCAGGAATTTAATGATTGGGTTTGCATTCCCACTCTCCTACCACAACAGGGAGGAAAGACAGCTCTCCACAAGCCCGCAAAAGACAGGCTCCAATAAATCAGAGTAAATCATATAAAACATGGTTCTACAAGTTATAATACTAAAGAAGTGAAtccaaagcaaattaaaaccaCATGAGTTAGATCGACCCCGTCGGCTTAAAATTGGTAGAAAACATTTTCCTAAATCCGTTGTTAACAAGAGgccctttctccttctttcctgccGCCCACCTAAAGGACTGGAACGGCAACATCCGTTACGCCCAATACAACCACTTCGCGCTGGCCAATGAGCTCAACAGCTACCGCCTCTTCCTGTCCAATTACAGCGGCAACGTCCCCCACAACTCCCTGCGGTACCACAACAACACCGCCTTCAGCACTAAGGACAAGGACAACGACAAGTGTGTGGATCACTGTGCGCTCTTGCGCAAAGGTAAGGGTGAGGAAGggcccgcctccgcctcctcggCCACACTCCAGCAGAGctcagctttgggggggggggacataaagcttccttttctttttttcggATTCTGCACTAGAAAAAAACCATTTCCCCACCCATCCTTCCCACCAGAGGTCCACTACTATGGTCTAGCCAAACAGCGGGTTCTGCTCTTTGAAATAGTCCTTTCCCCATTTCCCTAACCAACACCGATGGCCAAAACGGAGGGATGATGGGTTACAGTCCTACACTATCTGGCAGCACCCACCAACAGGGTGAGCAATGTATATCCGTGTACAAATTCCTTGGTCTGTTGAAATGATTGATGTTTTAACACTCTGGGTCCCACCCTAGCCAACAGACAGGGCTCCACGTTGACCCATCTGTCCGCCCTCAAAACGGTTAGGAACCGTGTCGGttagtctttggtaccaagtccaaaaccccaagtccctattaaaaagaagctttcccccctcctcagaAAAAATTATTCTGAGCCATGCGTCGAATCTGAGTCattgggagagaagaaaacagacaaaCCAGAGTCAAGTCCCAGTTGActtttttccccacccctttTGTTTCTTGAAAAGGTGGCTACTGGTACAACTGCTGCACAGACTCCAACCTCAACGGGGTTTACTACCGGAACGGCGAACACAACAAGAGCACGGACGGCATCACCTGGTATGGATGGCACGGGAAAACGTACTCCCTGAAGAGGGTGGAGATGAAGATCCGGCCCTCCGACTTCAAAGCCCAGGCGGACACCAACCAAGTCGAGTAAGGAGGCACCACcgaggcttcttcttcttcacagggGTGGGGACGACCGACCGGAGggaggggaagcagagagagacagagacagagacagacacacacggacacacacacacactgctcacAGCAAATGCCAACCCGCGACGTGAAAGGCAAGGCCTGAACGAAGGGGGTCCCGCCTTGCACGTGATTATGAAAGACCCCTCCCGGCCTTTGAACCACATGTTAAAACGTTTGTTCCCTTCTCGTCTCAAGGTCTTCTTCCAAAGGGATTCTCaaaatcttagaactacagggctggaagggaccctaagggatcatccagtccagccccgatcaaagaggcacagaggggaatcgaattcgcaacctctggctccacggccaaaTCCCACCCCCTTGCAGCAGTCTCCTCGTAAGAAAGGAATGTGGTGCACTGGTTTCCCCCAACGTCTTTTAATGACCCCCTCCTTCCGCGGCCTCTGCCCCAGTTCTAGGTTAGCGCAAATGCAGAGGGGAGGGTATCGCTGAAACAGAGGTGAAGAGGACCGGCACaggaggggtggggtggcggGCAGTGTGGGAGCGACAAGGAGAACAACAAGTGTGAGTCTcggtcttcaaaggcagcccccttGCCACCCCAAAAAGTCAGATAGGGTTGACCAGTCAATTGCCTATGAAACTGACGACAGATGGTCCTTTTTATAATCAACACAAAAGGGGCTGACAAGAGTCTCCCAGCTCTGGAAGGCTAATATTTATGCCTGGAggggtttctgttttgtttgttttgggggtggggtggggggaaaggcaactgcCAGCAAAAAAATATGACAGACAACACAGCCAGCGTTTGATAAGAGACATCAGGGAAGAGCAGAAGAAATGCCCAACACACTGCCTCTTAAAAAGCCATGGAAGACTCCTCTCACAGCTTCATTTCCTGCTTAACTGGGTTGCCAGAGTGGAGTCATAGTTAATATatctatttttattccttttttttactattattattacaagAGGGATTTAGCTTAATTTAAAGTTGCTGTCTTGCCACTGGGAGACGGACGTTTTCTCAGAAGTGCCTTGTATACGCCGGCTAGCCAAATTGTAGAGCGTATCACCCAAAGTGTCCTGTTTCTAGGAAATACTGAGTGGAAGATGTTCCAGGTGGACTTGCTGTAAATCAAAAGAGGGCTCTGTACAAAATTTGCCTTTTTCTAATGCATTTTTTCCCAGATTCTACAATAAacgttcttgtttttaaaagcgAGTTTCAATTTCACGTCAAAATTTCCCGTGAATGGCCTTACTAAAATTCAGAATTCCACAAAAACGGAAAGAGTAAAATTCGACCACAGAAGAGACTCTCAGGAAAGGAGAGCTGCAGGTGTATCGTGTGATAACATACAGCCACAAATAGTCCCACATGTAAGGTACAAGAGCACTGAATAAAATACAAGGCAGAATTAAAAAAAGACATCTGGGCAGTACACACAGACTTGAGTCACAGAGTAAACAGCAGGGTGCAATCATATGTTCATTAACTAGGAAGTGAGATGCAAAGGCTCTTTCAAAGACTCACTTGTAATTAAGACTGCAACCCTAGGCACAGAGTTTCAACCTGGACTCTACAAGCAAAGGATTTTTGATCCCAAATGGGCAATCAAGAGCCATTAGCCTTACCAAAGACCTGCTCCTTCCACCTAGCAGTATGGATCAATACACTGATCTGTGTTACAGATCTTTCCTGTGACCATGGGGGCTGTCTTGATGAGGATCTGAACTTCAACATTCACCACTAGACTCTTAGCATCCTTCATGACCCTTTCAGAGCAAATCATCTGGTTAGAATAATGAGGTTCATTATTAATATTGCTATTTAACAGCACCTGCTCTTGTCCCTTCACTGGCTTCAAAGACTTCTGTTCTGCCTGTTCTCCTAGCGACAATTTGTCATTGGCTGGGAATCAGTATGGCACATAGTCCAAATTCTGGAAATGCCAACTGAGAAAGATGGTTTCCCTATCTCATTCCGACACTGGCATGAGAGTTTAAAAAGCGATTTGCCTTGTGACTGGAGAGAGCAGCTATGAAGTCTTAATCCAGTGACCACAGAGACTTAACCCAAAAGGGACACtagttttattttttgaaaaagtgtGGCTTGtttttccaagcctcaaaagaaaaaacaggaagggcgagagagagagaaagatacagCTTTCAGGAGCAACACATCCCCACAAACCAACGGACAGGCCAAAAACACCCACCCTGCCAGAGACTTGGCTAGGCGAATCCCTTAGAAATGGTAGAGACTAGGAATGTTAGGAGAGCCATGAGCTGCCTTTATCTTTTCGATCCTCCCAGAACCAACTGCATAAAGAGGCCACAGATTAAAGGTCTCTTTCCCACATTGAGTCAGCACACGGCACAATGGGTTTTCATTTCTTTATGCCTCGTGTCTCACCGACACTATCAAGAACCGGAACTCCAGCACCATCCCAAAGCCCACCTTTTCTAAGAAAACTGCATTTACATTTCATACAGAGCGCCGAAAGGCCATTTTCAGGCTGATCAAATGGCACAAACAGGCAATCGGAGCCAGAACTTGGAAACGTTGCTTATTCTGGACTTGAATCCCCCCAGAATCCCTTGGCTAACAGAACCATAGTCGCCATTCTTTACCCCTGCGCCAGGACTCTTCTGAGCTCTGGCTGATGATTTATTCAGATCAACAGCAGGAGGGAAGCCTGGGCTGGtagcaaaagaaagaggagaagccGGCAGAGTTCCTGGCAGAGAGCGCGGCCGTTTCTTACAGCGGCCTCTGAATACCAGATGGTGGTATTTTAAGACACAGGGAGAGTCCGCTCCCAGAGCTTCTGTGGGCTTACAATGAGCTCAAACCCTGTCGCTGCTACTGCCAAAAATATACACTAAGCCCCCAAATGATAGGACAAAGGATCCAAGCATTTCATAAGCAGCATCCCTATTTACGCCACGTCTTGGTGTTCTAAACGGGCGCTAGCCAATGTCTTCACACATCACTTACAGAAAAGGCGCTTGAAAGTGACTTAAGTCTACTGGCTAAGGAGGACACCGTAAAGATATGCATTATGTGCATTGCCTTAGTGGGAAAAGGTTCATTTTAGGCAACAACCTAAAAAGGGACGCTCCACTCTCATTTTATACCTTAAAGGAGGGGAAAGCAATCTGGTCCactccagacttttttttttaagactacaaatcccatgatcctAGCTTACTAGCCATGCTGTTCAGGGTTTGGGGAAACTGTAGCCCAAGGTGCCTGCCTGTGCCGGGAGAAATCAAAGGATCCAGGCCTCTTGCCTCGGAACGTGATCTGTGCCCTCTGGAGGCCTATTCAGCAGAATCTGGTGGAAATGAACCCAGCGAGCCTTTGCTGCCAGTCTTAAGAGTAGAAGGAAACCTGCCTCCCTCAGGCCTGATCTCTCAAGACAAAGCCTTGGCCTGGACAAAAAGAAGGACCACAACAAACGACGCATGCGACTCGCTCaaaggcttcccccccctccttgccATGGCCGCATGGTGTTAAACTCAGAGCCCCAGGCCCTACCTGATGAGAGACTCCAGGATCGCCGGCGTGGGGCCCTTCTGGAACTCCAGCTCCTTGTAGTGCAGCGCCTTGGCATACGCACGGCACTTGGCCGCTCGCTCGCCCAGCAAGACGACACCATTATCATCCCCCAGCGGCAGCGGCCCCTGCAGCAGAGGAAGGAGGACAGGGGTTCGGCTGATGGTCAGCGGGGTGAGACAGACGAAAGGGCAAGGCCAGGTGGTGCACAGGGGCACCCTGGGCGGACTTAAGCAGCAGTTCCTGGAGGAGTAAAGGACACTCACAGAGCAGtcctgatccccctccctcctttcctccgtCATCTCCCTCGCAGAATTTCTGTGAGGACGAAGCAGCGGTGAGGGCAGAACGGCCACCTAGGCCACGCTGAGCTCAGCCGAGGAAAGGAAGGGCACGGAGGCAATGAAACCCACACCCTGAATCAATCAGCAAAAAAGTCAAGCGAACAAACAATATTTCCCACGGACAGCAGACGGCTTTGTGGTTATGAAGGAGTCGGGGATGGCACGGCCCATTATTTAGGACATGCAGCTAAACAGAGAGACATGATCTGGGATCAAATTAGACCAAGCCCAGGGCGAAGAGAGCCCAGTTTACTGCCTCCCCTCGCTTTTTACCTTGTCGCTGTGCTCCATGAACTCCGCCAGGTTCAGCAAAGTCTGGGTGACCTCTGCAATATCTTGGGAGGTCAGCGCCAACTCAATACTGCGGATCAGTTCATCTTGCTGGTCTTCGTTGAGTTCAGACCAGCAGGACACGAAGGCGGCGTTGAACAGATCTCTGCCGGAGGAGTGTTGGGGGGGAAAAGTGTTTGTGGTAGTGGAAGATgcgagagagaaggaaaggaaagaacaacAACTTAGtgatggaaaaaaattaagtgtttGCTTCTGATATATTGATAAAGCTAGCTGGTTTTGGCACCATCGCCCACGCCACTGACGGGATGGAGAAAGACCTGGAAGATCTGCCGCCaattaatatcaggaaaaacttcttaactgttagagcagtacgacaaggggaCCAATGACCTTGGGCGGTGGCGAGCACTCAAACGcaggaggcatgcaagagaaaacaggaccaccttctgttttgcttgatcagggagttggactccagggccttagaggcctcttccaactcagttattatGTGACTGACTATGAATGTACGAAAGAAGCCTCTAGGTGTAGCCCTCGGAGTTCcggtccaaagcatctggagggcaccaggttgccAACCCCTGGCAGAAgggattaattaaaaaaatccatcgAGAACGGTGTTCGCCATGCCACCTGAAGTGGTTCCTCCTGCCAAGAAGCCCAACACAGAACCACTAGTTAAACCGGACAAGTAACAGACTTGACAATAAGGTCTCTCTTTCCAAAACAGCAGAAGCCGTCCGTTTCAAGAGAGGCATGTGGCCCCGTTCACCgaaaagggaaaacaagaccGTCAGCTGCCAGTTGGGATGATTGCATTGATCACTCGTTCTAAGGTAAAGCAAGATGTTTACATGGAGGCACGGCGCTTCCTGCTCCATGAGCCCGGCTGCCATCAGCCTTTGCCTCAGACAGCCAGGCAGAAGACGGGCATCTTTCTTGGACCTGATGAGTTCTGAAGGGCTCAGGAGGACCTTTGCTTAGTGAGCAGCATCTGGGACCCTAACCCACCAGAGAGAAACCACAGGATGACAGCCGTAGCAGATGCAAAACCAGCTGCCAATAAAAGAAGGTGGAACGTGCTCGAAGGTTATCTGGGGATCCACTTAGGAATACGATACTCTGCTGGACAGATCACATGGATAGAGAGACACGTGTGCAACCGGCCACACATCAAATATGTGGGGGGAGAAACGCTCTCGCGACTACAGCCCCAGGTAAAAGCGGTATCTGAGGTCTGTCCAAAGAGAACCAGCATGGCAATTccaagggttttttccccccacccctggcaTTTCCGATAAATCATGGGGTGAAACAGGAGAAGAAATAACTCTGCTAGTCTCACCAGAAACCTGAACACAGAAGCCTTTTCgttaaaacccaggcaggctcCTCGCTTGCCTTAAGATCAGCTTTATCTGGATTTGAAGCCTCATTCTAAGGAATGTTGGCTTAGAAGTGAGAGAGACTTTGGAAAGTCGCTTCGGCTCCAACTCTGCCCGCCACGCAAATGCCGTTGCAGCCTTAATTGTATAACAGTTGGGGCTTTAATTGCATAACTCTTGTGGCCTTAATTATATAACAGTTCTCATGTTCCTTCTGTACAAAATAGTGAATttagtttctcttttttaaaaaaaaaaatccaaccttCTTAGACATTATTGTGTCAGAGAAATGGAGTCAGAAAGGAAGAGGGAACCAgctctgaaaaaaagagagaagctgaCAAGGCAGTGCGGACCAGGCAGAGCGAACTAGATGATGGAAGGAGTCAGGGGCACAACCTGCAGCCGGCCACAAACCAGTGGCTCAGCAAGGGCATACAGCAGAAGGACCGACGTGCCCAAAATCAACTTGACACCCGAACCTTCTACAGACCCCAGAGCATCTCACTGAAACCTGAAGTGACTTTTCCCAAGCCGCAGAAAGTCACCAGGGTGCTGACAGCTTCCTGCAAGTCAACCAGCAACCTGGCAGGGGGGACCTCAGTCTACCTTCAACCCACTCCCCATCTAGAATACTTGGAGGGACAGGATGACGGCTGTCTATCCCTGTTTTTCAATCTGCTGCTACATTCCGGAAAGAGCACGAGGCACTGTagacttattattatttttttaacttttcctgTCTCAGTGCTAAGAAACACACCTTGAGGAGCTGCCTGGAgccgggggaaggggggggagagagaaagagagagagagaaggaaggaaggaaggaagctagcTGTGAAACTAGATTCTAAAAGGTTTTTGTTTGCCCCTAACCAGTGGCTGAATTCCGTCCACAAGGGCGCCTGCGTggtcccctcctcctttcctggtcCTCTGGGCGAGGCATCAGGCAGAGTCGGGAGAGGCAGGAAATGCCATTACCTGGCCATAGGGTTGTAGGCTTGGGCCAGGGCCCAGCACGAGCGCAGAGACGGGGAGGACGAATCTTTCAGCAGCTCCAGGCTCAGGCGTCTCAGCCACTCCAGCCAGTCATCTTTGGAGACTCTCCGGGCGGCTCCCCAGGCCTGCGGCGAAAAGGACAGGCTTAACCCCGGGTGAAAGTGCCATGACAGACGACACcttggccttcccccccccccgcaccttccACGGCTCTCCTTCCCAAACCCTGTGAAATGGTCTAGCTCAAGGAAAAGGCAAGCCACGGCAGACTGGCCTCCGTTTCTGACGGGGATGCAGGAACTGTCTCACAAAAAACAAGCAGGGGTTTCACCCCCCTTTGCTTCGTTCTCCTCATAGCGGCAGAAACGGAGGGTCCCGCGGCATGGTGAAACTGAACGCATTTTGTCCAGCATACATTTTCATGGACGATGCTTTTCATGCGGAAGTGGCCATCGGAAGAAATAGACTCCACTTCATAAAAGTGGGTGCCGTACAAAACATGTGCATCTCTAAGGTCTCCCGAGAGCCGTTGTTTGGGCTACAACTTAATACAGACAGGCATGTCAACCCCGCCGGTCTTTGTGTTCACTTCCCAAAAtactaattcatttttttaatatccTTCAACCTTGCTGTACACTAGGGTAGTATTTTTACACCCTTAATATCTTGCATAAATGTAATAACAAAATGCATGTAAGCATACAGCTTCCATGATGAGATTTCTGGTCTTTGATAGAAGGACTGGTGGGATTTAATGGAATAAAATTGAGAACTTTCGTCTTACATCTTAAAAGtcagtgttttaaaataaaggaGAGTCAAATTTGAAAAGATGAGGTTAGAAGGACCAATGCACTGACTCAAAATAACTAGTGCACTGTGTTCCTCTTCGAAGACAAATATAAACTTGGAGTGCAACTATGCCCTGTAATCGCGTGTGACATATATATAAACAGATTTAGCGAAGTCTGAGCTTCCTGCATCTTTAATAGTTCTGTAGGAAAGTGGAAGCACAAATAGAGGCCCTTCGTTTGGATCTAGCCCAAGGATGGCCTTTGATCACAGCCGCTGGATATAATTGCATTAATGCCCAAGCGGGCACCACAGTCAGAAAGGAAAATGTTACGCACTGCAGAAAACTTCTGCAAAGCTAGATTTTTTGTCCTGGCTGAGGGCCCTGGCATGCGATGTTCCACAATGACTTGCCATGCAGAAAGAGGAAAGGCTCAGTGGTTAGAGCCAGCGTGGGCACATCGGTTAGATGGTTAAGACAGGGACTATGGCGTGCAGAGAAGCCATTCAGAGGCCACAAGGGCTTGCCTCCTttctgaatcccccccccccggcagcgcCTTCGTCTCGTGCAGACGCCTCACAAGGAACCCGGCACGCCACCTACCTTCTGCAAGTTGATGGTACTGACGTGTAGCTTCTTCATGGGGCCTGTTTCCACTGGGCCGCGGGCGAGGGCCTCTCCTTGGCTGCTCCTCTGGAGGCGGTGCTGGTATATCAGgggatcctcctcctcttcggcaaGCGTGTAGCCCTAGGggcacagaaggaggaggaggagggtttgGCTGGATGATCAAGGCCCATCCAGGGATGTTGGCCATGTCAAGCCTCTCAGGAGGCGCTTCTCCAACTCACTCTCTGGCACCGCCGTCTCTTGCCTgaacctccttctccttcccatttATCAACCTTCCAAACCCAGCTAGGTGCCTTCATACCTGCTGCCaggcaaggaagggaagggatTTCTGCTGATCAGCACACAAATGACCGCAAAGGAACACTTACAGGATAAATTGGAATTTGGCTCACAGACGAACTGAAACCTAGAGTTAAGAGAGGCTCTGCCTCCCCGCTGCCACCAACTGGGAATGAGGCCCATCCTGCAGATGCCAAGGCCCTTCTCTCAAAAGAAAAGAGGCAAATTGCCCACCTGGAAGCCTTCCTTTTAAATAAGGTATATCTCTTAGCAGGTAAAAATAGCATTTTTACAGAACTGGAAGCCGACTCCAGCTATTCCTggctctgcctttttttaaaaaaaaaacttcacaggAGGTCAGTGCAGCCCCCCACGCAGGGTAATGTGTATGAAATGGACCGCTGGAGCTTTCCCACCCACGTCTGAGACCAGAGTCTTGGCTTCTCCCAACCCTTTTGTATTTTGATGCCCTCAAGTCGGCTGACCTTCACAATCCGACATATGAGGACATCGTAGCGCTGGTGGTTGATCCTGTGGCGTACCAAGACCTTGTTCACCATTGGGATGAAAATCTGATACTGCCGAGAGAAAGAAGACAATGACACTGGTTACGGCTCAAGCGAAGCCATCGAATGTTCCACTGAGAGCTCAACCACCCGACCCACCAGCCTCACACGGCCTTCCCACTCTGGAGAATATTTGCAGATTTATTTTACCTTCTTTCCTAGCTGGAAGACCAGGGACGAGAGCGTGTCCATGGCAGTGGTCCGGAGCTCCGGGCTTTGATCCAGAGTTCGCACGATGGGGTGAATGATCCGAGAAGCGTAATCAGTAAAATCCAGAGACTCTGTCAAGCGATCCACAGTTTCTAAGGCAGCTCTGAATGGGAGTGGGGAGTAGAAAGCATTGTGACTACAAACATAAAAGTAAAAGATGTATACGGCCCATGTAC includes the following:
- the ANGPTL7 gene encoding angiopoietin-related protein 7, which produces MQPGVSAQLAWLCTLTLSLAICPAWLQKPPKRKPANGGKMPACCEELRVQVANLSARIEELSRKQESELGGTLMQVIELEGSVKRMELRLNDVEGKYSEMNNQLGIVQLQAAQTVTQTSADAVYDCSSLYQRNYRTSGVYRLLPDEFLGTQELQVYCDMETDGGGWTVIQRRKVGLISFSRDWKQYKQGFGSIQGDFWLGNEHIHRLTMRPTTLRVELEDWNGNIRYAQYNHFALANELNSYRLFLSNYSGNVPHNSLRYHNNTAFSTKDKDNDKCVDHCALLRKGGYWYNCCTDSNLNGVYYRNGEHNKSTDGITWYGWHGKTYSLKRVEMKIRPSDFKAQADTNQVE